Proteins from one Bactrocera neohumeralis isolate Rockhampton chromosome 3, APGP_CSIRO_Bneo_wtdbg2-racon-allhic-juicebox.fasta_v2, whole genome shotgun sequence genomic window:
- the LOC126752354 gene encoding endothelin-converting enzyme 1 — translation MDEYAVLEEFGRLTLASMNQSVDPCEDFYEYACGNWKQAELIPARSRNNTFLNGMQFSVNEMLTQFLKNATEKEMKLDNAESKAKAFFASCMRMSEDMSVGYKLLLEMDEFAFNLNEKRESNETFDWININFLSHYGVYPLLPLKIHYDTESRKFDVLLSASGKVLGNSDVIDIKNMTRDFKIENEEELRQFNEEFKLVIDFEKNLTMHSNRRNESEELTLGEFKLKYKDNLLNWTRYFEVAFNGSAKNDWIIQNTIADVDPLVNFLQKSDLETLRSYLKWRTIAKFYYLWKYETSDKSMESNCREHTSIYFNYALLPWFIDNVYDAERREDILQLAKHIKETFYDLLGKYTWLDDETRSNAKTKLRAMDITVGYSDEMRHRDVINHVYEDVQIGDNWYKNLQAVEKNRARVRMRSVNKAIIPPLMSTRDVNAYYADFLNLVFIGIGISQAPFYHLKYPASIKFSGIGNIIGHEMAHGFDSYCYQYDYDGKKLNWWTEASLRNFKERYRCLESQYNKYIFHGVLTNGTLTSGDNIADNVGTRISYHAYLNSYGKLDGDKKPIPGVNLTNKQLYFLKFAQTWCTGRDDASKVRRMKTDVHAYEEFRVMGTLQNMPEFSEVYKCRLGSEMNPLKKCMVW, via the coding sequence ATGGACGAGTACGCGGTTTTGGAGGAGTTTGGCAGGCTCACGTTGGCCAGCATGAACCAGAGCGTGGATCCGTGTGAAGACTTTTACGAATACGCTTGCGGCAATTGGAAACAGGCCGAATTGATACCGGCGCGTTCTCGAAATAACACATTTTTGAACGGCATGCAGTTCTCCGTTAATGAAATGCTCACTCAGTTCTTAAAAAATGCCACCGAGAAGGAAATGAAACTGGATAATGCGGAGTCCAAGGCGAAGGCGTTTTTTGCATCATGTATGCGTATGAGCGAGGATATGTCTGTTGGCTATAAGCTGCTTTTGGAGATGGACGAATTCGCATTCAACTTGAATGAAAAGCGAGAATCAAATGAAACATTTGATTGGATCAACATAAACTTCTTGTCTCATTATGGCGTGTATCCTTTGCTTCCTCTTAAAATACACTATGATACAGAGAGTCGCAAGTTCGACGTTCTGCTAAGTGCCTCAGGTAAGGTTCTGGGCAACTCAGATGTCATCGACATTAAGAATATGACAAGAGATTTTAAAATTGAGAATGAAGAAGAACTTCGGCAATTCAACGAAGAATTTAAGCTTGTCATCGATTTTGAAAAGAATCTTACAATGCATTCGAACAGACGAAACGAAAGCGAGGAACTCACTTTAGGCGAATTCAAACTGAAGTACAAGGACAACTTGTTGAACTGGACACGTTACTTCGAAGTAGCATTCAATGGAAGCGCGAAAAATGACTGGATAATACAAAATACCATCGCCGATGTAGATCCCCTTGTAAATTTCTTGCAAAAATCCGACCTAGAAACTCTGAGGAGTTATCTGAAGTGGCGCACAATAGCCAAATTCTATTATTTATGGAAGTACGAAACGAGTGATAAGTCAATGGAGAGTAATTGTCGGGagcatacgagtatatacttCAATTACGCACTGCTTCCTTGGTTTATTGATAATGTTTACGACGCCGAACGACGGGAAGATATTTTACAACTAGCGAAACACATTAAAGAAACCTTCTACGATCTGTTGGGCAAGTACACGTGGTTGGACGACGAAACGCGTTCGAATGCGAAGACGAAGCTGCGTGCCATGGACATCACTGTCGGCTACTCTGACGAAATGCGGCACCGTGACGTCATCAACCATGTGTATGAAGATGTGCAGATTGGCGACAATTGGTATAAGAATTTACAAGCGGTCGAGAAGAATCGTGCCAGGGTACGTATGCGTTCGGTGAATAAGGCGATAATACCGCCTCTTATGTCAACGCGCGATGTGAATGCCTACTATGCGGACTTTTTAAATTTGGTCTTCATAGGCATTGGCATTTCTCAGGCGCCATTCTATCACCTGAAATACCCAGCATCTATCAAATTTAGCGGCATTGGCAATATAATTGGTCATGAGATGGCACACGGCTTCGATTCCTATTGCTATCAATATGATTACGATGGCAAGAAACTCAACTGGTGGACCGAGGCGTCCTTGCGCAATTTCAAGGAGCGCTATCGCTGCTTGGAGTCTCAGTACAACAAGTATATATTCCATGGTGTGCTAACAAATGGCACGCTCACGTCCGGTGACAACATTGCAGACAACGTAGGCACGCGCATCTCGTACCACGCCTACCTAAATAGCTACGGTAAACTGGATGGGGACAAGAAGCCCATACCCGGTGTGAATTTGACCAACAAgcagttatattttttgaaattcgcaCAAACCTGGTGCACCGGCAGAGATGACGCTTCCAAGGTGCGACGCATGAAGACCGACGTGCATGCTTACGAGGAGTTTCGAGTCATGGGAACGCTTCAAAATATGCCGGAATTCAGTGAGGTGTACAAGTGTAGATTAGGATCGGAAATGAACCCGTTAAAGAAATGTATGGTTTGGTAA